A window from Candidatus Omnitrophota bacterium encodes these proteins:
- a CDS encoding nucleoside-diphosphate kinase: MEPTLVIIKPDGLSKALTGNILSRLSESKLEIVAAKMVRVSKELAELHYQHLKNEPFFESVVQYLKGDHHVKKKVLAMIYWGENAIARVRELAGATNPEEADPRSIRGSYGRITSHGIYENVLHASSCTEDVEREIKLWFNPNDIILDLYPTKLITESVTQRVWA, encoded by the coding sequence ATTGAACCCACACTTGTGATCATCAAACCGGACGGCCTGAGCAAGGCTCTAACCGGCAATATTCTCAGTCGTTTATCGGAATCAAAGCTGGAAATCGTTGCAGCCAAGATGGTGCGCGTTTCCAAGGAACTTGCAGAGCTACACTACCAGCATTTGAAAAACGAGCCCTTCTTTGAATCCGTAGTGCAGTACTTAAAAGGCGATCATCATGTGAAGAAGAAGGTTCTTGCCATGATTTACTGGGGTGAAAACGCGATTGCTCGCGTACGCGAGCTGGCTGGAGCGACCAATCCGGAGGAAGCGGACCCCCGCTCCATTCGCGGTTCTTACGGCCGGATAACCAGCCACGGTATTTATGAAAACGTATTACACGCTTCCAGTTGTACTGAAGATGTGGAGCGGGAAATCAAGCTCTGGTTCAATCCAAACGATATCATTCTGGACTTATATCCCACGAAGTTAATAACGGAGTCAGTAACCCAGAGAGTATGGGCCTAG